A window of the Nitrospiraceae bacterium genome harbors these coding sequences:
- a CDS encoding ATP-binding cassette domain-containing protein, with product MGDTAVLVEGLHKRYRLGGTSSGDGLLTSTLAQGLRRLVRRTEEQVVPDQALWALRDVSFEIKRGEVFGVIGTNGSGKSTLLKILSRVTTPTKGRALIHGRFCGLLEVGTGFHPELSGRDNVYLSGAILGMRREEIRRKFDEIVAFAEVERFIDTPVKHYSSGMYVRLGFSVLAHMDPDILIVDEVLAVGDVRFQKKCMGKMEDVGQQGRTVIIVSHDMSAITRLCERAILLNKGEVVRQGSAHDIVDQYLHGGHIKPSVEWSDPREAPGNEIVKLRAVRIQTDAGVVSGQFDIRKPIEFEVEFDVVKPGHVFLPVFNLYNQEDVLVFIAHDRDQDWQRTPRPAGRYTSTATIPGNFLSEGVMVVSSLIMTEDPFRLHLHAPRAVGFRVDEHGVGDSARGDFNGHWPGVVRPLLQWRTRFVPG from the coding sequence ATGGGCGACACAGCGGTGCTGGTCGAGGGGCTCCACAAAAGGTATCGGCTGGGCGGAACTTCTTCCGGCGACGGGTTGCTGACGAGCACGCTGGCGCAGGGTTTGCGGCGACTAGTTCGCCGGACGGAGGAGCAGGTAGTCCCCGACCAGGCCCTCTGGGCCCTTCGGGACGTCTCGTTCGAAATCAAGCGAGGAGAGGTCTTCGGCGTCATCGGTACCAACGGATCGGGGAAAAGCACGCTGCTGAAAATACTTTCTCGAGTGACGACACCCACGAAAGGGCGAGCACTGATTCATGGCCGATTCTGCGGATTGCTGGAGGTCGGAACCGGTTTTCATCCGGAACTGAGCGGGCGCGACAACGTCTATCTCAGTGGTGCCATCCTGGGCATGAGGCGTGAAGAGATTAGGCGCAAGTTCGACGAAATCGTAGCGTTTGCTGAAGTGGAGCGTTTTATCGACACCCCGGTCAAACACTATTCGAGTGGAATGTATGTCCGCCTCGGCTTTTCGGTCTTGGCCCATATGGACCCTGATATTTTGATTGTCGACGAGGTATTAGCGGTCGGAGACGTTCGATTCCAGAAAAAGTGCATGGGGAAGATGGAGGATGTGGGGCAGCAGGGGCGAACGGTGATCATCGTCTCTCACGATATGTCGGCGATCACGCGGCTCTGTGAAAGGGCGATCCTCCTGAACAAGGGAGAAGTGGTCCGGCAGGGTTCCGCCCATGACATTGTAGATCAGTATCTCCACGGGGGACACATCAAACCCTCGGTCGAATGGTCTGATCCCAGGGAAGCCCCGGGCAACGAGATCGTGAAACTGCGAGCGGTGCGCATCCAAACGGATGCCGGGGTCGTATCCGGCCAGTTCGACATTCGGAAACCGATCGAGTTCGAGGTGGAGTTCGACGTGGTGAAGCCTGGGCATGTGTTTCTGCCCGTGTTCAATCTGTATAATCAGGAAGATGTGTTGGTGTTTATTGCCCATGACCGGGATCAGGATTGGCAACGGACGCCTAGGCCTGCCGGACGGTATACCTCCACAGCGACGATTCCCGGGAATTTCCTGTCGGAAGGTGTGATGGTCGTGTCATCGCTGATCATGACTGAGGATCCCTTCCGTCTGCATCTTCACGCGCCACGGGCCGTTGGGTTTCGCGTCGATGAACATGGTGTCGGTGATTCGGCGCGGGGAGATTTCAATGGGCATTGGCCTGGGGTCGTGCGGCCGCTTTTGCAGTGGCGGACACGATTCGTTCCTGGCTGA
- a CDS encoding alkaline phosphatase D family protein: MRMVFRLIRQGLVLWLACLVLSCAPTYREGLPPGSPFSDDNLESQPLFAEGMATGDVSDSSAVVWVRTTRPVVVRIDYAPAGPDSSAGAGLAHRERGTVEGRTETSADLTLKLDLRGLRSGTRYRLQLSASGSDATAAAEFTTLPAPENTSPISFGWSGDLGGQGRCRTGADSYGIFSLIQDRAPDFFVFLGDTIYADDVCGLPNLPGSDFRAVTLEQFRAKQRYQRGSIPLQRFLASVPLFLTWDDHDVRNNFAGPFESYMPAGRQALFEYWPIRALPHAPYRLYRRVRAGADLELFFLDTRQYRSRNSEPDGPLKTMLGAEQLGWLTEGLRASTALWKVIVSSVPLSIPKPGTAQEPGYDGWAGGPDGTGFEQELKTIAQTIIEAPIRNVVWLTGDVHFVQGLAYDVDRDGLADFHEFTVGPLSAGTGRVTAVRSPFAVTTLISEGGYQSFGLVRVDRRTFVVKVIDGAGRERFTHRLTAQ, translated from the coding sequence ATGCGGATGGTATTCCGGCTTATCCGGCAGGGCTTGGTGTTGTGGCTCGCCTGCCTCGTCCTCTCTTGTGCTCCCACCTATCGGGAGGGGCTCCCTCCGGGCAGTCCATTCTCTGACGACAACCTGGAATCGCAGCCGCTCTTTGCCGAGGGCATGGCTACGGGTGACGTGAGCGACAGCTCTGCCGTCGTTTGGGTGCGGACGACCCGGCCGGTGGTGGTTCGGATCGACTATGCGCCGGCCGGCCCCGATTCGAGTGCGGGAGCAGGCTTGGCTCACAGGGAGAGAGGGACGGTCGAGGGACGGACCGAGACTTCCGCAGACCTGACGCTCAAGCTGGACTTGCGCGGGCTCCGGTCCGGCACCAGATATCGTCTTCAACTGTCGGCTTCGGGGTCGGATGCGACCGCGGCCGCTGAATTCACGACCTTGCCGGCGCCCGAAAACACATCGCCGATATCGTTTGGGTGGAGCGGAGACCTCGGTGGGCAGGGCCGGTGCCGTACCGGCGCCGATAGTTACGGGATCTTCTCCTTGATCCAGGACAGGGCGCCGGATTTCTTTGTTTTCCTCGGCGATACGATCTATGCCGATGATGTCTGCGGGCTGCCGAATTTGCCTGGAAGCGACTTTCGAGCGGTGACGCTCGAGCAGTTTCGGGCAAAACAACGGTACCAACGTGGCTCGATTCCACTACAACGTTTCTTGGCCTCTGTCCCCTTGTTCCTGACCTGGGATGATCACGACGTTCGAAACAACTTTGCCGGGCCGTTCGAAAGCTACATGCCGGCGGGGCGGCAGGCGCTGTTTGAGTACTGGCCGATTCGAGCACTGCCGCACGCGCCCTATCGGCTCTATCGCCGAGTCCGAGCCGGCGCCGATCTGGAATTGTTTTTCCTCGACACGCGCCAATACCGAAGCCGCAACAGTGAGCCGGATGGGCCGTTGAAAACGATGCTGGGGGCTGAGCAACTGGGGTGGCTCACGGAAGGACTCCGTGCTTCAACCGCTTTGTGGAAAGTGATCGTCAGCAGCGTGCCCCTGTCGATTCCCAAACCAGGCACCGCACAGGAGCCGGGCTACGACGGCTGGGCCGGAGGGCCGGACGGCACGGGGTTCGAGCAGGAACTGAAAACAATCGCGCAGACCATCATCGAGGCTCCGATCCGCAATGTGGTGTGGCTCACTGGGGATGTCCATTTTGTCCAGGGCTTGGCCTACGATGTGGATCGGGACGGGCTGGCTGACTTTCATGAGTTCACCGTCGGTCCCCTCTCTGCTGGAACGGGCCGGGTCACTGCGGTCCGGAGTCCGTTCGCCGTCACCACCTTGATCAGCGAAGGGGGCTACCAGAGCTTTGGCCTGGTCCGGGTGGACAGGCGCACCTTTGTTGTGAAGGTCATCGATGGCGCGGGAAGAGAACGGTTTACCCACCGGCTCACGGCACAATAG
- a CDS encoding aminomethyltransferase family protein, which produces MKQSRLHDSHTQLGAVFAESAGWDMPAHYGDWEREYRAVRQAVGLADLSHRGRLKVTGDDRVKWLQSIISNDILPLQPGQGRYSSFLTHKGKMLTYFRAYVQPDHILVEDVGEVGDATFQALRKFLLYGTKAKMENCADTSGLLLVSGPKTAEVIKTAFGVDASGLALLQCLTVTVAGQPGLVMRTEETGELDLEVLVPAAVLTDTWNQLMQAGAGQGLIPIGTKAREALRMEAGLPVAGPDLNEEIVPPEANLEGKAFSLSKGCYPGQEVVARMDTYGNVRRHLVGLVLKDGTLPLKGAKLFSQDREVGWVSSVAYSPQQNAVIAFGFPLRDFSKPDTTLTVEVSGTRHAAVVHALPFYRRA; this is translated from the coding sequence ATGAAACAGTCTCGATTGCATGACAGCCATACACAACTCGGCGCCGTGTTTGCGGAGAGCGCCGGCTGGGATATGCCGGCCCACTACGGGGATTGGGAACGCGAGTATCGAGCCGTCCGCCAAGCAGTCGGACTTGCAGATCTTTCGCACCGAGGCAGGCTCAAAGTCACGGGCGATGACCGGGTGAAGTGGCTGCAGAGCATCATCAGCAATGACATCTTACCGCTCCAGCCGGGTCAGGGCAGGTACTCCAGTTTCCTCACGCACAAGGGAAAGATGCTGACGTATTTCCGAGCCTACGTGCAGCCGGACCATATCCTGGTCGAGGATGTCGGCGAGGTCGGCGACGCGACCTTTCAAGCCCTTCGCAAATTCTTGCTCTACGGCACCAAGGCGAAAATGGAAAATTGCGCCGATACTTCTGGGCTGCTGCTGGTCAGTGGGCCGAAGACTGCCGAGGTCATCAAGACAGCGTTTGGCGTGGATGCGTCCGGACTCGCGTTGTTGCAGTGCCTCACCGTCACCGTGGCCGGCCAGCCCGGGTTGGTGATGCGGACCGAAGAAACCGGCGAGTTGGACCTTGAAGTCCTCGTCCCCGCGGCGGTCCTGACCGACACCTGGAATCAACTGATGCAGGCCGGCGCAGGACAGGGCCTCATACCGATCGGCACCAAGGCACGCGAAGCTTTGCGGATGGAAGCAGGCCTTCCCGTCGCAGGCCCGGATCTCAACGAGGAGATCGTGCCGCCGGAAGCCAACTTGGAGGGAAAAGCGTTCAGCCTGTCCAAGGGTTGTTATCCCGGCCAGGAAGTCGTGGCGCGGATGGACACCTACGGCAACGTGCGGCGTCACCTGGTGGGCCTGGTGCTGAAGGATGGCACGCTGCCCTTGAAAGGGGCCAAACTGTTCAGCCAAGATCGCGAGGTGGGATGGGTCAGCAGCGTCGCCTATTCACCACAACAGAACGCCGTCATCGCCTTCGGCTTTCCGCTGCGGGACTTTTCCAAACCAGACACGACGTTGACGGTCGAAGTTTCCGGCACGAGGCATGCGGCGGTCGTCCACGCCCTGCCGTTCTACCGCCGAGCCTGA
- a CDS encoding histidine kinase, with protein sequence MSQPTILVAITDIFFYTKVRDALRPHGYQLERARTHEEVRPKTAAISPAAIVMNMNDPGVDAFKALESLQPDIHARRIPILAFANHEEVETWKRAKELGVTKVVSRNEFSSRTRELVEELLSPNVKGQA encoded by the coding sequence ATGAGTCAGCCCACAATCCTCGTCGCCATCACCGATATCTTTTTCTACACGAAGGTCAGGGACGCCTTGAGGCCGCATGGCTACCAGCTGGAACGGGCCAGGACCCACGAGGAGGTCCGACCCAAGACCGCGGCAATCAGCCCGGCGGCCATCGTCATGAACATGAACGACCCGGGCGTCGATGCATTCAAAGCCTTGGAATCGCTCCAGCCTGACATCCACGCGCGTCGAATCCCCATCCTGGCCTTTGCCAACCACGAAGAGGTGGAGACCTGGAAGCGCGCCAAGGAACTGGGCGTCACAAAGGTCGTATCGCGGAACGAATTCTCCTCCCGAACGAGGGAACTCGTGGAGGAACTACTCTCCCCGAACGTCAAGGGGCAGGCGTAA
- a CDS encoding tetratricopeptide repeat protein — MDVQDFLIQGEGSDEDKRTAWQLFQQAYEQQMKGQLEEAVTLYKESLATHPTAEAYTFLGWTYSFMGRLDEAIDECHNAIACDPDFGNPYNDIGAYLIEKGDLDEAIPWFKKAMEAKRYESPAFPHLNLGRVYERQGKWTEAIECYKQALALNPNYTLAKKALGRLISSLN, encoded by the coding sequence ATGGATGTTCAAGATTTCTTAATTCAGGGCGAAGGCAGCGACGAAGACAAGCGGACGGCGTGGCAGCTATTCCAGCAAGCCTACGAACAGCAGATGAAGGGCCAGCTGGAGGAAGCGGTTACCCTCTATAAGGAATCGCTGGCCACCCACCCGACCGCCGAAGCTTACACGTTTTTGGGCTGGACCTATAGTTTCATGGGCCGCCTGGATGAAGCCATCGACGAATGTCACAACGCCATTGCCTGCGATCCGGATTTCGGCAACCCCTATAACGACATCGGCGCTTATTTGATCGAGAAGGGCGACCTGGATGAGGCCATTCCCTGGTTCAAAAAGGCAATGGAGGCCAAGCGATACGAAAGCCCGGCCTTCCCTCATCTGAACTTGGGGCGGGTGTATGAACGCCAGGGTAAATGGACGGAAGCCATCGAGTGCTACAAGCAGGCTCTCGCGCTCAATCCCAACTATACGCTGGCGAAGAAGGCGCTGGGCCGGCTCATCAGTTCACTGAACTAG
- a CDS encoding sulfide-dependent adenosine diphosphate thiazole synthase, producing the protein MPKPKPAPLRERDITRQIAREYYKEFDQLIESDVIIVGAGPSGLICAHDLAEMGFRTLVIEQSLALGGGFWSGGYLMNKATICAPAHKILEEIGVPCKRIKDCEGMYIVDPPHATGGLIAAAYNAGAKVMNLTRVVDLILRGDGVLEGVVVNNTTAEMAGHDIIHVDPIALESKIVVDATGHDAVVVNLLHKRDLYQPVPGNGAMWVSRSEEEVMDRTGEVYANCFVIGLAVAAVYGTPRMGPAFGSMLLSGRYGAELIKKKLKQE; encoded by the coding sequence ATGCCGAAGCCGAAACCAGCCCCACTACGCGAGCGCGACATCACCCGCCAAATCGCCCGCGAGTACTATAAAGAGTTCGACCAGTTGATCGAGAGCGACGTCATCATCGTCGGCGCCGGCCCGTCGGGGCTCATCTGCGCCCACGACTTGGCCGAGATGGGCTTTCGCACCCTGGTGATCGAGCAGAGCCTGGCCCTGGGCGGCGGGTTCTGGTCCGGTGGCTACCTCATGAACAAAGCCACCATCTGCGCGCCGGCCCACAAGATCCTCGAGGAGATCGGCGTGCCCTGCAAACGGATCAAGGACTGCGAGGGCATGTATATCGTCGATCCTCCCCATGCGACCGGAGGCTTGATCGCAGCCGCCTACAATGCCGGCGCAAAGGTCATGAACCTGACGAGGGTCGTGGACCTGATTCTCCGCGGCGACGGAGTTCTCGAAGGCGTGGTGGTGAACAACACCACCGCTGAAATGGCGGGGCACGATATCATCCACGTCGACCCGATCGCGCTCGAGAGCAAGATTGTCGTCGATGCCACCGGGCACGACGCCGTCGTCGTGAACCTGTTGCACAAGCGCGACCTGTACCAACCGGTTCCTGGAAACGGCGCCATGTGGGTTTCCCGGTCAGAAGAGGAAGTGATGGATCGGACCGGAGAGGTCTACGCGAACTGTTTCGTGATCGGTCTCGCGGTCGCGGCAGTGTACGGCACCCCACGCATGGGTCCGGCCTTCGGCTCAATGTTGCTCTCCGGGCGCTACGGCGCGGAGTTGATCAAAAAGAAGTTGAAACAAGAGTAG